From one Cyanobacterium stanieri PCC 7202 genomic stretch:
- a CDS encoding Urease accessory protein UreF (PFAM: UreF~COGs: COG0830 Urease accessory protein UreF~InterPro IPR002639~KEGG: ava:Ava_4635 urease accessory protein UreF~PFAM: Urease accessory protein UreF~SPTR: Urease accessory protein ureF) produces the protein MSQKSLLLLLQLCNSSLPLGAYSYSDAIESLVEKKVICDGVSLYQWLKNELIYGSIKMEAGIFVRGYHGFMNSDQDKINYWNNWLIASRETSELREQTLQMGKSLRRLIVSLEKGNDSQSFLNLLPQRCSYTIAFSGIVSYWQIPLEDALLGYLHSWLNNLIGVGIKLIPLGQTEGQKILLQFNDLLKEISPDIINLKDEELNCCSWGLSMASMHHETLYSRLFRS, from the coding sequence CCTTTAGGGGCATATAGTTATTCTGATGCCATAGAAAGTTTAGTGGAAAAAAAAGTAATTTGTGATGGTGTTTCCCTTTATCAGTGGTTAAAAAATGAATTAATTTATGGTTCTATCAAAATGGAGGCAGGGATTTTTGTAAGAGGATACCATGGATTTATGAATAGTGATCAAGACAAAATTAATTATTGGAATAATTGGTTAATTGCTAGTAGAGAAACCTCTGAATTAAGGGAACAAACTTTACAGATGGGCAAAAGTTTACGTCGTTTAATTGTATCTTTAGAAAAAGGAAATGATAGTCAATCTTTTCTAAATTTACTACCTCAAAGATGTAGTTATACGATCGCCTTTAGTGGTATAGTGTCTTATTGGCAAATTCCCCTTGAAGATGCGTTATTGGGATATTTACATAGTTGGTTAAATAACCTGATTGGGGTAGGAATTAAACTCATTCCCCTAGGACAAACGGAAGGGCAGAAAATACTCTTACAATTTAATGATTTATTAAAAGAAATTAGTCCTGATATTATCAACTTAAAGGATGAAGAGTTAAACTGTTGTAGTTGGGGTTTATCTATGGCAAGTATGCACCACGAAACCCTTTATAGTAGACTATTTCGTAGTTAA